The region TTTCGATGCTGTAAAAACCAAATCTTTCTGGCTTTTTAGATGCCTTTGTAAATAGTTGGCTGAGTTTTAATACTTCAAAATATAACTTACTCAGTCTCTCGAAACCAGGTTAGAGTTAATATACAAGGAAGCCAATGATCACATGGCATTAATGTAGGAAGCTAAAGCTTGGAATTTTCAAGGGTATTGTAAATGTTTGCTGATTTGGGAACCACGAGGCCCGAGCTTTCGCCCAAGACTCAAGGTTCCTACTCATAACTTTGAACGGGCGAGCCTGGAATACGCATGCGTGGACCCTGCCCAGAGGACCGAATCATCATCCTGCCACTTCACTGCCCCCACTCGGGTCACAAGCCAGAGTTGCTTAGCTCGGCAAACAATTGAAGCGCTTTTCGCTCTTATAAAGTTCAACTGTATTATAAGAAGCAACCTGTGTGggatttcaacatttttacaggAAGGGATTGCTGTGAAGGCCTAAAGCAAGTCCTCATCAATCGCCTCAAATTACTTGGCTAAATATAGTCTTGGGCTCTTAATGTTCAAGCAATTTCCTACTtcatattaatatttgttttcaGTTTGGACCATTTGGTTTTGAGGCTCAACTTTTCTTACGAATTCAGGTTGATGacctttttaaataataaaatcaagtTTGGTGGGATTTGAATTCAAACCTCTATGCTAGTTTGTTCAGTAATGGTTCTTCATTCTCGTTGCAGAGTTTTCTTTGTCACCCTTCAACAAGTTGATGGAGAAAATTATTGACAAAATAAGTTACCTCTCCTTTGTTCCAATAAACATCATAATGACTACTTTGCTTACCATATTTTCAAGCGTATTGTCTACTATTTGATTCAGGTGGAAGATATACTGTGATGAAAGCAGCTTTGCTTAAGtttgaataaatattaaatatacttcatttttcaatttaattcttcaattcAACGCTGTAAAAGCCAAATCTTTCTGGCTTTTTAGATGCCTTTGGCGTTCTCTCTCTCTATACCTGAGTTTTTTACTTCTAAATCTAACTTATTCTGTTGCATATTTCTAGCACTGAACTTGTTAGTGTTTTCTTAGAGTTAGAATGAATCTAGGATTGTTGCGAGGCTTCAAAGGGGAATGGACTAATTTGCAAACCTGGGAACGTGAGCTATGGGGCGATGGAGTTGGCACTTCGATCTTTCTTTAATGCCTAAATGAATAATGAAAGGAATTTTTAGAGAAAGGTTAATATAAGGAAAATGTGAGAGTTCGGGAAGATATCTGCATGCAACCTTTTTACTTACCTTGATCTTATCTTTCACGTGATAGATCTCTTAGTCTTGAAACCCAAGGTACTTTGAGATTAGTCATTCCGTCTGCCTTAACTGTTTCCTCTATCCAGAGGAATAACCATGTCAGACCTTTCTCGATCTTGGTGTGCTTGTCATTACTCTTAGCAAGTCAGACCTTTGTCCATTTTTGTTATTAGCCTTGCTAGTTGCCACGTCAAATATCTTTCATCGGTTTTTTTGGGCTTATGGGAGTGGTATAAGAGAACTCAGTCTCTCTCAAATCAAGAAAGAATTAATAGACAAGCAAGCCAATGATCACATGGCATTAGTGAAAGCATATGCAAGGAAGCTAAAGCTTGAAACTTTCATGGGCATTGAAAATGTTTGATGATTTGGCTAAGAATTGTAAGTCATTTATTTGGGTATAAGTGAGAAATGCATCTAAAATGCTTAGTTTCCTTCCTACAGATGATTTCCATGGGAGAAAAAGACAGTGTTTAGGGATTAAAAATGGATGTATAATCAAAGTTTCAATTGATCTTTCTAATGATCACAATGTGTATTCATTACAGTGGAAACATGAAATCATGGTTACACCATTGCTTTGAACCAATGCAACTTTTTCTAGATTTCAAAGGTCAGCTTATGGTATTCAAAGAATCAAACTTTGATGTCTACAGGGTCcaagaaatacaaaattcaaccaaatacagcaataataataaatattaataatttattctttGTTTCTTTATTGGCAGATACTTCTAAAAACAATTCTACTACAATCCGAACATAAGATCCTAAGCAGCAATTTACCAATTTATCTTGTATTTCCATAAAAAATTCCAATTTACCACACCATTAtctatttttcttgaaaaaagaAGGGGataattatttgagattttttaaggcatttaaacaaaatattttatcacTCACAAGTTAAAATTTTGAAGCGGGGTCCATGTGATATTGGCAAAAATAAGAAGGGTAAATTGTCACTATTGAGGTTGTTCCACCTACCACCACCAGCTGAGACTGGCCAAATTTGACCAATTGGGGCTCTGAATTttagttcctttttttttttccctcttttatACAGTCATCTGCTCCAATTCTGAATACCCATTGTCTAGTTTGTTTAAAGATCAGATCTTTGATACATCCTCGGATTTTTTTTGGGTCTTTTTTCTCTATCAAAACAGAGAAGATCGAAAGGTTTGGGTTCTTTTGCTTGTGTTGAATTTCAATAAAGTATGAAACTTTTTTTATCTGTTGGTTTGATCTGCATGATTACTTTTGGCCAACAATTCTTGCATGAGAtagttttccttcttttttttattgttagtTGAGCTGATCTGCAATTGGTAGATGTCCTCCTGGTTGGttgattctttcttttttctttttttccttcttattTTAGTTGTAGTTTTACTTAGTTTCTGCCTGCAATTTGCATGAGTTCAAAATTTCAAGTTGCTTTTAACCGTGATTTATAATTAGGTTGTTTTATGTATGATCTCAATgtcatttcctttgttttatgTTCTTACTTTACTAGGGTTAGTTGATTCGCTTGTAAAACATGGACATCTTAGTAGGGATTAATAGTCTCTTCTTTTTCCTTCTATTCTGTTGATCTGACTGCTTTTGAATGGAAATAATTTAGTGGTTTTGCAGAAGTTATTAGATTGTATACCTTTGATTAGCAGCCAAGGAGAGATTAACTGATTCATTTGTTGAATCTGCTGTAAGAAAGTGATTTTGTTTCTTGTTGAAGTGTGTTAAGGTTATTCTTTGACTCACTAAAAACTGCTAGCACCTATATTTCATTTTATCATCAGTAGTTTTGAATCTGTTGACTTTAAAAGGTAACTACAGCACAACCATATTCAGGCATGTGATTGATTATTCCTTTATAAAAACACTCAACTTTGTatctaattgatttttaattgTGAAGCAAAGTGGTAAACTTTTCATGTAAGTGTTCATAGAAGGTACTAGTTAGCTTAGTTGGTTAAGGATTTGGCGATTGTATTATGAACCTGGAATTGTTCATTAGGCTAAAAATGATGAAAAGGGCTTCTAGTTTTCCACCTAGTTGTTGATGGTTTATATGTAAAAAGTTCTTAGaagttatttttgtgttttagatATTTCTTTTCCCATCTCACTAATTATGTCTAAATTTATCAGGGAGAAACATGGCTCCACCTACAAGGATAGGGCTTGCTGGTTTGGCTGTTATGGGCCAAAATCTTGCACTTAACATTGCTGAGAAAGGCTTTCCCATTTCTGTTTATAACAGAACTACCTCTAAAGTCGATGAGACTGTTGAAAGAGCTAAAAAGGAGGGAGATCTTCCTGTATATGGTTTCCATGATCCTGAATCTTTTGTTCAGTCAATCCAGAAACCTAGAGTGGTAATCATGCTTGTTAAGGCAGGGGCCCCTGTTGACCAAACCATTAAGACTCTCTCTGCATACTTGGAGAAAGGTGATTGTATCATCGATGGTGGCAACGAGTGGTATGAAAACACTGAGAGACGACAGAAAGAGATGTCGGCACTGGGTTTGTTATACCTTGGGATGGGAGTTTCAGGTGGTGAAGAAGGTGCACGAAATGGTCCCTCTTTAATGCCTGGAGGGTCCTTTGAAGCTTACAAATACATTGAAGACATTCTTCTTAAAGTTGCCGCTCAAGTTCCAGATAGTGGCCCATGTGTGACTTACATTGGAAAAGGTGGATCTGGTAATTTTGTCAAGATGGTTCACAATGGAATTGAATATGGTGATATGCAACTGATTGCAGAGGCTTATGACGTGCTGAAATCTGTTGGGAAATTATCTAATGAAGAACTACATAGTGTTTTCTCAGAATGGAACAAGGGGGAGCTTTTGAGCTTCTTGATTGAAATCACTGCTGATATATTTGGAATTAAGGATGACAAGGCAGATGGTTATTTAGTTGATAAGGTTTTGGACAAAACTGGCATGAAGGGTACTGGTAAATGGACTGTACAGCAAGCTGCTGATTTGTCCATTGCAGCTCCAACAATTGCAGCTTCTCTGGATTCAAGGTTCCTTAGTGGGTTGAAAGAGGAAAGAGTTGAAGCTGCTAAAGTCTTCAAATCAGGAGGATTTGGTGATGTCTTGACCGACCAAGTTGTGGACAAGGCAAGATTAATTGATGATGTAAGGCAAGCACTTTATGCATCCAAGATTTGCAGTTATGCTCAGGGCATGAATCTCATTCGTGCAAAAAGCATCGAGAAGGGTTGGGACTTGAAGTTGGGGGAACTGGCTAGGATATGGAAGGGAGGCTGCATTATCCGCGCTATTTTCCTGGACAGAATCAAGAAGGCTTATGATAGAAATTCTGACCTTGCAAACCTTCTTGTCGACCCAGAATTTGCAAAGGAAATCATTGACAGGCAATCTGCTTGGAGAAGAGTTGTTTGTCTTGCTATCAACTCCGGTATTAGCACTCCAGGCATGTCAGCCAGTCTTGCCTATTTCGACACTTATAGGAGGGAACGAGTACCGGCTAATTTGGTTCAAGCTCAACGAGATTATTTTGGTGCCCATACTTATGAAAGGGTTGACATGGACGGATCTTTCCACACTGAATGGTTCAAGATCGCCAAAAAACTAAAAGATTAATATTATTCTAGCAGTACTCTTCAGAACACTCCCAATAAGTGTAATAAAATCTGCTCTGGACTCTATGCTACACAGAGCT is a window of Gossypium hirsutum isolate 1008001.06 chromosome D08, Gossypium_hirsutum_v2.1, whole genome shotgun sequence DNA encoding:
- the LOC107915537 gene encoding 6-phosphogluconate dehydrogenase, decarboxylating 2; amino-acid sequence: MAPPTRIGLAGLAVMGQNLALNIAEKGFPISVYNRTTSKVDETVERAKKEGDLPVYGFHDPESFVQSIQKPRVVIMLVKAGAPVDQTIKTLSAYLEKGDCIIDGGNEWYENTERRQKEMSALGLLYLGMGVSGGEEGARNGPSLMPGGSFEAYKYIEDILLKVAAQVPDSGPCVTYIGKGGSGNFVKMVHNGIEYGDMQLIAEAYDVLKSVGKLSNEELHSVFSEWNKGELLSFLIEITADIFGIKDDKADGYLVDKVLDKTGMKGTGKWTVQQAADLSIAAPTIAASLDSRFLSGLKEERVEAAKVFKSGGFGDVLTDQVVDKARLIDDVRQALYASKICSYAQGMNLIRAKSIEKGWDLKLGELARIWKGGCIIRAIFLDRIKKAYDRNSDLANLLVDPEFAKEIIDRQSAWRRVVCLAINSGISTPGMSASLAYFDTYRRERVPANLVQAQRDYFGAHTYERVDMDGSFHTEWFKIAKKLKD